A single genomic interval of Penicillium psychrofluorescens genome assembly, chromosome: 2 harbors:
- a CDS encoding uncharacterized protein (ID:PFLUO_003283-T1.cds;~source:funannotate) yields the protein MADLKPPFTAETAKKKVKMAQDMWNTQDPPRVAQGYTPTCIWRNRTSFLSGTEAIIAFLTAKWKRERHYCLRKELFAFNDDRIAVQFWYEFQDAEDGMKWKRCYGLEDWTFARDSGKMRKRMMSGNDLLIGPDGNGEGRWFVDGVDVNAVTIGEQHW from the exons ATGGCCGACCTGAAGCCCCCGTTCACCGCGGAAACCgcaaagaagaaagtgaAGATGGCCCAGGACATGTGGAATACGCA GGACCCGCCACGAGTCGCTCAGGGCTATACTCCGACCTGCATCTGGCGTAATCGCACTTCGTTCCTCTCCGGCACCGAGGCCATCATTGCTTTCCTCACAGCCAAGTGGAAGCGCGAGCGTCACTACTGTCTGCGCAAGGAGCTTTTTGCCTTCAACGACGATCGCATCGCCGTGCAATTCTGGTACGAGttccaggatgccgaggacGGGATGAAGTGGAAGCGGTGCTACGGACTGGAGGACTGGACCTTTGCTCGCGACTCGGGCAAGATGCGCAAGCGCATGATGAGTGGCAATGACCTGCTGATTGGACCGGACGGCAATGGCGAGGGCCGCTGGtttgtggatggtgtcgaCGTGAACGCGGTCACGATTGGCGAGCAACATTGGTGA